From the Pseudophryne corroboree isolate aPseCor3 unplaced genomic scaffold, aPseCor3.hap2 scaffold_2354, whole genome shotgun sequence genome, the window TTCAAAAACTCCGCCGATAAGCTAAGCTGTAAGAGAACATGGATTTCCTAGTGAATACTTATGTCCTtcataaaaaaaaacttgtgtccaaCAGCTTAGAACTAGTCAGCCACCGACAGTGTGTTGTGCCATCTTCGAAACAAAGGATCATGGCGGTACCTCTAGGACAAATCTACTCACGTCTCACCCACTGCAAGAATTCATAAACATTACACATTAGTAGTGGCCAGCTTGGGCATAAGCTCACTAAAATACTGGCCCGGTCCTTTCATCATCACTCCAAATAAAGACAGCAACCACTAGCGGTGTGCCTAATGTGAGGGAACGATTAAGTACTAGGACCCGGCTTATAGTCAGAGTACAGCACTACACAGAGACGTTGGGTTACAGATCTTTCGTAGAAGAGATGGGCGGCCCTGAAAAGGGCCTTTGTGTGCGGGTGATGGTATTAGATGCGCCTCGGTGTTTAGCCTCCGAAGCCATACAGAGTGCGGccctggcgcttgagagcatagaccacatccataGCGGTGACCGTCTTCCTCTTGGCGTGCTCGGTGTAGGTGACGGCGTCCCGGATCACGTTCTCCAGAAACACCTTCAGCACCCCGCGGGTCTCCTCGTAGATGAGGCCGGAGATACGCTTCACGCCTCCTCTCCGGGCAAGGCGGCGGATGGCAGGCTTGGTGATGCCCTGGATGTTGTCCCGCAGCACCTTCCTATGGCGCTTAGCGCCTCCTTTTCCGAGCCCCTTACCTCCTTTACCTCTTCCAGACATTATTCAATAGCTAACGACAAAGAAATATGAGGCAACCCATTTTCGGTTGCTCTTTAGAAAGAGATAAGCGGACCTGATGGGTGACTGAGCACTTTGAGAGGCGGAGTCATGGCTATAATTAGATGTTAAAAAGTCATTGCCTTACCATCAGATTAGGGGCATAAGATGTATACGCAATATAAAGTTACACTTATCTAAGATCTTTTTTCCCATACAATTCCTGTACTTGGTACAACATAATATTCAACCTAAGATACAATGTAATATTATCCATACTGAGTCCCATTCTTATCAACGTCCCAACATTTGATATAAGGCTCATAACAGATGATATAGATGACGACTGAGAAATAGCAAATCAGAAAAAATGAAATGTCATAAATATAGGACAGCataaagtataatatatatatatatatatatatatatatatatatatatatattagcactgcactataatttattttatataatagATTACTTTATTTAGCACACTGTTGTTCATAGACTTATttttattgaagtaaaaaaaaaaaaaaaacatttagaattTAACCGTTTTAATATCCATTATTATATATTGTCCAGataaataataggtatataataagTGACTTGCACAACCTCATTGGGATTGGAGGATGAAAATTCAAAATGGACCAATGAGTCGAACAGATTTCGGCGGGACAAAACAAAATCACTCCAATGACATGCCGCTTCTGGCTGGTCAGTGTAACGTCTGTCCCGGGCTCGGTCTGAGTGTCAGCTCTGCGCTTCGGTCTCTCTTCTCCCTGTAATAATGAGCGCCGCTGATACTGCACTCAGCCAGTCCCGCTCCGGAACACTGCTGCTCAGCCACCCCCTGTATCTCTGTTACTATAGGGAGCACAGCTGGCACGTGTACCTAAGCCAGCATTGTATTGTGCGATCATAAAGATCTCCTTTCATTAAATGCAGCTAAACGGAACCTGATGTCTTATAATGGATTCGGTGCAATATACCTGCAGTGATACCGGAGATTGGATCCCGGTGTTACAcgtgcagtgatacagtaacaataGCATTCTACACAGGGCATCTTGAAAGACAAACAACCTTTTAGCAACTGTGTTTATAGGAGATTCAAAGTGATACGAACAACGGGACCAATTGCTACAATCTACTGATACTTTGTAACATTGGAATAAGATACAATAATTCTCTAGTTCTGCAGCAGCTACACGGGCAGTCACTGCTCTATGGATTGCTTTATGTAAGCACTAATGCTGACATCTGTAATATGATGACTATATGACCCCGCTTTAGTTTGGAAGTGAATATACAGTTCATGGAAGCGGAGATACAATAAGGCAGATTTGCAAGTAGCACATATAATACCCATCATAGTTTCAGCCCGATTAGAGAGGAGGTGGGTGGCTCTTAGAAGAGCCTTTGTGTTGATGTGGGTCAGAGAAGGGGGTGATTACTTGGCGCTGGTGTACTTGGTAACAgccttggtgccctcggacacggcgtgcttggccagctctcccggcagcagcaagcgtacggcggtctggatctcccgggaggtgatggtCGAGCGCTTGTTGTAATGAGCCAGGCGAGAAGCTTCCCCAGCAATGCGCTCAAAGATGTCAttgacaaaggagttcatgatgcccat encodes:
- the LOC135010501 gene encoding histone H4, with product MSGRGKGGKGLGKGGAKRHRKVLRDNIQGITKPAIRRLARRGGVKRISGLIYEETRGVLKVFLENVIRDAVTYTEHAKRKTVTAMDVVYALKRQGRTLYGFGG
- the LOC135010495 gene encoding histone H2B 1.1-like, which encodes MPDPAKSAPAPKKGSKKAVTKTQKKDGKKRRKSRKESYAIYVYKVLKQVHPDTGISSKAMGIMNSFVNDIFERIAGEASRLAHYNKRSTITSREIQTAVRLLLPGELAKHAVSEGTKAVTKYTSAK